One genomic window of Streptomonospora nanhaiensis includes the following:
- a CDS encoding GAF and ANTAR domain-containing protein yields the protein MLGEGPCLESFALGAPVLASDLAAETARWPVFAPAAVEAGARSVFSFPLQFGAVAIGTFEVHRRTAGPLSGEELGNALLLDSHGRDEGTGHLADAQPWLAPDYHTEVYQATGMLSVQLGIGLDDALARLRAHAFANELSVSAVAREILAGRLRLDEGDADG from the coding sequence ATGCTCGGTGAAGGACCATGCCTGGAGTCGTTCGCCCTGGGCGCTCCGGTCCTGGCCTCTGACCTCGCCGCGGAGACCGCTCGGTGGCCGGTCTTCGCGCCGGCCGCCGTCGAGGCGGGCGCGCGGTCGGTGTTCTCCTTTCCCCTCCAGTTCGGAGCGGTCGCCATCGGCACCTTCGAGGTGCACCGGCGGACGGCCGGCCCGCTCAGCGGCGAGGAGTTGGGGAACGCGCTGCTGCTGGACTCCCACGGACGGGACGAGGGCACCGGGCACCTGGCGGACGCGCAGCCATGGCTCGCGCCGGACTACCACACCGAGGTCTACCAGGCGACCGGCATGTTGTCGGTCCAACTGGGGATCGGTCTGGACGACGCCTTGGCGCGGCTCCGCGCCCACGCGTTCGCCAACGAACTGTCCGTCTCCGCGGTGGCGCGCGAGATCCTGGCCGGGCGGCTGCGACTCGATGAGGGAGACGCTGATGGATAA
- a CDS encoding ANTAR domain-containing protein encodes MRAPAADRGISLLAELLKAIVAGDGAADTLAMLMSRTVELIDVSSAGIIVADPRWGLRILAASDERADMADLFQAHHGEGPAAEAVERGGPLAADLRGADDRWPRFGPAARALGYTHVLALPIRLDGQAVGALSLFRGADGRPWGEAEEVAGQVMADLAAITLAQERPGRRAERLAERLAGMLNDRGTIEQAKGALAAHLHCSPEDAYILLAEVAREEHCSVADVAVRVLAGDDGAIAGARRRLSERRRTATEG; translated from the coding sequence GTGAGGGCCCCCGCCGCGGATCGCGGAATCAGTCTTCTCGCCGAACTGCTGAAGGCCATCGTGGCGGGTGACGGCGCCGCCGACACCCTCGCGATGCTGATGTCCCGGACCGTGGAGCTGATCGACGTGTCCTCGGCCGGGATCATCGTCGCCGACCCCCGCTGGGGGCTGCGGATACTCGCCGCCTCCGACGAACGCGCCGACATGGCCGACCTCTTCCAGGCCCACCACGGCGAGGGCCCGGCGGCCGAGGCCGTGGAGCGGGGCGGCCCGCTGGCGGCCGACCTGCGCGGCGCCGACGATCGCTGGCCGCGCTTCGGCCCGGCCGCCCGCGCCCTGGGCTACACCCACGTCCTGGCACTGCCCATCCGCCTCGACGGCCAGGCCGTGGGCGCCCTCAGCCTCTTCCGGGGCGCCGACGGGCGCCCCTGGGGCGAGGCCGAGGAGGTCGCGGGCCAGGTGATGGCCGACCTCGCCGCCATCACCCTGGCCCAGGAGCGGCCCGGCCGCCGGGCCGAGCGGCTGGCCGAGCGCCTGGCCGGCATGCTCAACGACCGGGGCACCATCGAGCAGGCCAAAGGGGCGCTGGCCGCTCACCTGCACTGCTCTCCGGAGGACGCCTACATCCTCCTGGCCGAGGTCGCGCGCGAGGAGCACTGCTCCGTGGCCGACGTCGCCGTGCGCGTGCTGGCCGGCGACGACGGTGCCATAGCGGGCGCGCGGCGCCGATTGTCCGAGCGCCGCCGGACCGCGACGGAGGGGTGA
- a CDS encoding ANTAR domain-containing protein yields MIGALNLYAEAPGCYGPGAREVALLFAAQAGSLLAAARAADSLRQAIQTRERVGVATGILMERHKMPADRALERLAEVARMEGVPVREVADRVIETGRDPGRG; encoded by the coding sequence GTGATCGGCGCGCTCAACCTCTACGCCGAGGCGCCGGGCTGCTACGGCCCGGGGGCGCGCGAGGTGGCGCTGCTGTTCGCCGCGCAGGCGGGATCGCTGCTGGCGGCCGCGCGGGCGGCGGACTCCCTGCGCCAGGCCATCCAGACACGCGAGCGCGTCGGCGTGGCGACGGGGATCCTGATGGAGCGGCACAAGATGCCGGCCGACCGGGCGCTGGAGCGGCTGGCGGAGGTGGCGCGGATGGAGGGCGTGCCCGTGCGCGAGGTCGCCGACCGCGTCATCGAGACCGGCCGCGACCCCGGGCGCGGGTAG
- a CDS encoding DUF3592 domain-containing protein, which yields MAHPPNPAPARRRSPVLLVGTAVCGFLALVLLIIGTVFVFLARADYSGHTGRAEAVVTDVVVTEDTDSRPDRGRRDHDDEDIDVFVAYTAEGQTFDRAELTGLNPSDHTVGETLTVAYDPADPGRPVTVESTQPGAFRVFGYVGAGLLAGGAVALAGAIAFTAAFLRRR from the coding sequence ATGGCCCATCCCCCCAACCCCGCCCCGGCGCGCCGCCGCAGCCCCGTGCTCCTCGTGGGCACCGCCGTCTGCGGCTTCCTCGCCCTGGTGCTGCTGATCATCGGCACGGTCTTCGTCTTCCTGGCCCGCGCCGACTACTCCGGCCACACCGGCCGCGCCGAGGCGGTGGTCACCGACGTCGTGGTCACCGAGGACACCGACAGCCGCCCCGATCGCGGGCGCCGCGACCACGACGACGAGGACATCGACGTCTTCGTCGCCTACACCGCCGAGGGCCAGACCTTCGACCGCGCCGAACTGACCGGCCTCAACCCCTCCGACCACACCGTCGGCGAGACCCTGACCGTGGCCTACGACCCCGCCGACCCCGGCCGCCCGGTCACCGTGGAGAGCACTCAACCGGGCGCGTTCCGCGTCTTCGGCTACGTCGGCGCGGGCCTGCTGGCCGGCGGCGCCGTGGCCCTGGCGGGCGCGATCGCGTTCACCGCGGCCTTCCTCCGCCGCCGCTAG
- a CDS encoding IS5 family transposase (programmed frameshift) yields MVRRHELTDAEWDLLAPLMPAHPRKGKRWADHRRVINAILYRTRTGIPWRDLPERYGPWETAAGRHRRWCLDGTWDRIAERLRINAATGRPLDVGIDSTLVRAHHHAAGAAKKGTRSGRNGTDEALGRSRGGLTTKIHLLADSRRRPLAIATSPGQRGDTLMFAPLMGALRLPRTRGRPRTRPDRLLGDKAYSSAAIRARLRARGIKATIAQPADQRANRRRRGSRGGRPPAFDRQAYRGRNTVERAINLLKQNRAVATRYDKRAAVYDGTVQLASIRIWLRDLTKSKNTA; encoded by the exons ATGGTCCGACGCCATGAACTCACCGACGCCGAGTGGGACCTGCTCGCCCCGCTCATGCCCGCCCACCCTCGCAAAGGCAAGCGGTGGGCCGACCACCGCCGCGTCATCAACGCCATCCTCTACCGGACCAGAACCGGTATCCCCTGGCGCGACCTGCCCGAACGCTACGGCCCCTGGGAAACCGCCGCCGGACGCCACCGCCGCTGGTGCCTGGACGGCACCTGGGACAGGATCGCCGAGCGGCTGCGTATCAACGCCGCCACCGGCCGGCCCCTGGACGTGGGAATCGACTCCACCCTGGTGCGCGCCCACCACCACGCCGCCGGAGCGGCGAAAAAGGGGACGCGGTCCGGGAGGAATGGGACGGAT GAAGCGCTGGGCCGGTCCCGGGGCGGGCTGACCACCAAGATCCACCTGCTCGCCGACTCCCGCCGCCGCCCCCTTGCCATCGCAACCAGCCCGGGCCAGCGCGGCGACACGCTGATGTTCGCGCCGCTGATGGGTGCGCTGCGGCTGCCGCGGACCCGGGGCCGGCCCCGCACCCGTCCCGACCGCCTGCTGGGCGACAAGGCCTACTCCTCGGCCGCGATACGCGCCCGTCTGCGGGCGCGCGGCATCAAGGCGACCATCGCCCAGCCCGCCGACCAGCGGGCCAACCGGCGCAGGCGCGGATCACGGGGAGGCAGGCCGCCGGCCTTCGACCGGCAGGCCTACCGGGGCCGCAACACCGTCGAGCGCGCGATCAACCTGCTCAAGCAGAACAGGGCGGTCGCGACCAGGTACGACAAGAGGGCTGCGGTCTATGACGGAACCGTCCAACTCGCCTCCATCCGAATCTGGCTTCGCGACCTCACCAAATCAAAAAACACTGCCTAG
- a CDS encoding fumarylacetoacetate hydrolase family protein — translation MYLATVRSEGGETAVVVDGDRGLAAVADVVPGAPATALGVIESVAERDFVQAVRSAPDSAFSPVGDTVFTAPYTRPRKIWGIGLNYVEHASDLTESVPEEPASFMKGDHTIIGPGDAIPLPRQSDRVTAEGELGVVIGRECRDVGEDAALDHVWGVCTILDQTAEDILARNPRFLTRSKNFPGFFSFGPAIVPLSEVLAAAGRLADLEVATVLNGADHRVNTVAHMRYSPEFLVAFHSQVMPLFPGDIISTGTPGAAHIRPGDVAGCRIPGVGELSNPVVQGP, via the coding sequence ATGTACCTCGCGACCGTCCGCAGCGAAGGCGGCGAGACCGCCGTGGTCGTCGACGGCGACCGGGGCCTGGCCGCCGTCGCCGACGTGGTCCCCGGCGCCCCCGCCACGGCGCTCGGCGTCATCGAGAGCGTCGCCGAACGCGACTTCGTCCAGGCGGTGCGCTCGGCGCCCGACTCCGCGTTCTCCCCCGTGGGCGACACCGTCTTCACCGCCCCCTACACCCGCCCGCGCAAGATCTGGGGAATCGGCCTCAACTACGTCGAGCACGCCTCCGACCTCACCGAGTCGGTGCCCGAGGAGCCCGCCTCCTTCATGAAGGGCGACCACACGATCATCGGCCCCGGCGACGCCATCCCGCTGCCGCGCCAGAGCGACCGGGTCACCGCCGAGGGCGAACTGGGCGTGGTGATCGGCCGCGAGTGCCGCGACGTCGGCGAGGACGCCGCGCTGGACCACGTGTGGGGCGTGTGCACGATCCTGGACCAGACCGCCGAGGACATCCTGGCCCGCAACCCCCGCTTCCTCACCCGCAGCAAGAACTTCCCGGGCTTCTTCTCCTTCGGCCCGGCGATCGTGCCGCTGTCGGAGGTCCTGGCCGCGGCCGGGCGCCTGGCCGACCTGGAGGTCGCCACCGTGCTCAACGGCGCCGACCACCGGGTGAACACGGTGGCGCACATGCGCTACTCGCCGGAGTTCCTGGTGGCCTTCCACAGCCAGGTGATGCCGCTGTTCCCCGGCGACATCATCTCCACCGGCACCCCCGGCGCCGCCCACATCCGCCCCGGCGACGTCGCCGGCTGCCGCATCCCCGGCGTGGGCGAGCTGAGCAATCCGGTCGTGCAGGGCCCCTGA
- a CDS encoding SDR family oxidoreductase gives MVEANTPRRAAVVMAGTAGLGRACAAQLLRDGAAVTVCGRDAGRLEEAVTGLRDLGEVAGERADVSVAEEVERLVEGAVARHGRLDVLVVNAGGPPPGDFADVDLAAWDTAYRLTLRSAVTAIRAALPAMREGGFGRVVIIGSSSVRRPLEGLVLSNVFRPALAGLVKSLAVDLAPDNITVNMVSPGRIDTERVRTLDARRAERQGTGPEEVRRAAEAQIPAGRYGSPEELAALVGFLAREEAAYITGQSVLVDGGLVPVLP, from the coding sequence ATGGTGGAAGCGAACACCCCGCGCCGCGCGGCGGTGGTCATGGCGGGCACCGCCGGCCTGGGCCGCGCCTGCGCGGCCCAACTGCTGCGCGACGGGGCGGCGGTGACCGTCTGCGGACGCGACGCCGGCCGGCTGGAGGAGGCGGTCACGGGCCTGCGCGACCTGGGCGAGGTCGCCGGCGAGCGCGCCGACGTCTCCGTGGCCGAGGAGGTCGAGCGGCTGGTCGAGGGCGCCGTCGCCCGGCACGGCCGGCTGGACGTGCTGGTCGTCAACGCGGGCGGCCCGCCCCCGGGCGACTTCGCCGACGTCGACCTGGCCGCCTGGGACACCGCCTACCGGCTCACCCTGCGCAGCGCGGTCACCGCGATCCGCGCGGCGCTGCCGGCCATGCGCGAGGGCGGGTTCGGGCGCGTCGTGATCATCGGGTCCTCCAGCGTGCGCCGCCCGCTGGAGGGGCTGGTGCTGTCCAACGTCTTCCGGCCCGCGCTGGCCGGGCTGGTGAAGTCGCTGGCGGTGGACCTGGCGCCCGACAACATCACCGTCAACATGGTCTCGCCGGGCCGCATCGACACCGAGCGCGTGCGCACGCTGGACGCGCGCCGCGCCGAGCGGCAGGGCACCGGCCCCGAGGAGGTGCGGCGCGCCGCCGAGGCGCAGATCCCCGCCGGGCGCTACGGCAGCCCCGAGGAGCTGGCGGCGCTGGTCGGCTTCCTGGCCCGGGAGGAGGCCGCCTACATCACCGGGCAGAGCGTGCTGGTCGACGGCGGCCTGGTGCCCGTCCTGCCCTAG
- a CDS encoding mandelate racemase/muconate lactonizing enzyme family protein: MPDHVTVSTVEARVARVPLERPTSFATRQVTARDYVLVTVTGDDGVQGRGFCYAGSSGGEVVRAAVTDLLGAVVLGRDPLLVERIWADMYQEALLHGRTGSVMRALSALDIALWDRNARALGLPLHRLLGGYHAESVPAYASGGYYLDGKTPEMLGEELAGYVAEGFGAVKMKVGRLSPAEEEARVAAARAAVGPDVLLMLDANNAWSDLPTALRAVERLAPYDPYWIEEPFSPDDIANHARLAAATRVPVATGEIEAGRWRHKELLDRQGAAVLQTDAAVCGGITEFRRIAATAASYGVPVAPHWFHDLHVHLVAAIPNCTFVEFFPDDAVLNFRRLVDTQLAVRGGRLVLPDTPGLGFAFDTEAVERYTVPGTAAAVGAH; the protein is encoded by the coding sequence ATGCCGGACCACGTAACCGTCTCCACCGTCGAAGCGCGCGTGGCGCGGGTCCCGCTGGAGCGGCCGACCTCGTTCGCCACCCGGCAGGTGACCGCGCGGGACTACGTCCTGGTGACCGTCACCGGCGACGACGGCGTGCAGGGCCGCGGGTTCTGCTACGCCGGAAGCAGCGGCGGCGAGGTGGTGCGCGCGGCCGTCACCGACCTGCTGGGCGCGGTGGTGCTGGGCCGCGACCCCCTGCTGGTCGAGCGGATCTGGGCGGACATGTACCAGGAGGCGCTGCTGCACGGGCGCACCGGCTCGGTCATGCGCGCCCTCAGCGCCCTGGACATCGCCCTGTGGGACCGCAACGCCCGCGCGCTGGGCCTCCCCCTGCACCGCCTGCTCGGCGGCTACCACGCCGAGTCCGTGCCCGCCTACGCCAGCGGCGGCTACTACCTCGACGGCAAGACCCCCGAGATGCTGGGCGAGGAGCTGGCCGGCTACGTCGCCGAGGGCTTCGGCGCCGTGAAGATGAAGGTCGGCCGGCTGTCCCCCGCCGAGGAGGAGGCCCGGGTCGCCGCCGCCCGCGCGGCCGTGGGCCCCGACGTGCTGCTCATGCTCGACGCCAACAACGCCTGGAGCGACCTGCCCACCGCCCTGCGCGCCGTGGAGCGCCTGGCGCCCTACGACCCCTACTGGATCGAGGAGCCGTTCAGCCCCGACGACATCGCCAACCACGCCCGCCTGGCCGCCGCGACGCGGGTGCCGGTGGCCACCGGTGAGATCGAGGCGGGCCGCTGGCGGCACAAGGAGCTGCTGGACCGCCAGGGCGCGGCCGTTCTGCAGACCGACGCGGCGGTGTGCGGCGGGATCACCGAGTTCCGCCGGATCGCCGCCACCGCCGCCTCCTACGGGGTGCCGGTGGCCCCGCACTGGTTCCACGACCTGCACGTCCACCTGGTGGCGGCCATCCCCAACTGCACGTTCGTGGAGTTCTTCCCCGACGACGCGGTGCTCAACTTCCGCCGGCTGGTCGACACCCAGCTGGCCGTGCGCGGCGGCCGCCTGGTGCTGCCCGACACACCCGGCCTCGGCTTCGCCTTCGACACCGAGGCCGTGGAGCGCTACACCGTACCGGGCACGGCCGCCGCGGTCGGCGCGCACTGA
- a CDS encoding GntR family transcriptional regulator has translation MSETAYEAIEGAIVRCELPPGTPLVDRQLSEVLGVSRTPIRDAMQNLEAAGLAVRVRGRYSVAGFDVEDVRELYQVRRLVEPAGLEHLARDWDEEVVDELAGFFASAAQPGPPGPYEEYLARDHAFHKRIVDLTGNSRLIRFYAINEKQINRIRHYLAPGYEGRMREVVNEHKDVCEAIGRKDLDAARDALIGHLRAGEETMIKFLAQQRKRTQG, from the coding sequence ATGAGCGAGACCGCCTACGAGGCGATCGAAGGCGCCATCGTGCGCTGCGAACTGCCACCGGGCACCCCGCTGGTGGACCGGCAGCTCTCGGAGGTGCTGGGGGTCAGCCGCACGCCCATCCGCGACGCCATGCAGAACCTGGAGGCGGCGGGGCTGGCGGTGCGCGTGCGCGGCCGCTACTCGGTGGCCGGGTTCGACGTCGAGGACGTCCGGGAGCTGTACCAGGTGCGCCGGCTGGTGGAGCCGGCCGGGCTGGAGCACCTGGCGCGGGACTGGGACGAGGAGGTCGTCGACGAACTCGCCGGCTTCTTCGCCTCCGCCGCCCAGCCGGGGCCGCCGGGGCCCTACGAGGAGTACCTGGCGCGCGACCACGCCTTCCACAAGCGGATCGTCGACCTGACCGGCAACTCCCGGCTGATCCGCTTCTACGCCATCAACGAGAAGCAGATCAACCGCATCCGCCACTACCTGGCGCCCGGCTACGAGGGCCGGATGCGCGAAGTCGTCAACGAGCACAAGGACGTCTGCGAGGCCATCGGCAGGAAGGACCTGGACGCGGCCCGCGACGCACTCATCGGCCACCTGCGCGCCGGTGAGGAGACCATGATCAAGTTCCTCGCGCAGCAGCGGAAGCGGACCCAGGGCTGA
- a CDS encoding tripartite tricarboxylate transporter substrate binding protein: MPENKVTPVPPAIGRRRFLRVSGLGLGLVGAAGAGGLLTGCTADGAASAGYPERPIQVIIAYAPGGGTDVGARILQPFLEEELGAQIQIVNRPGGGGWAGWNEIVRAEPDGYTIGFINSPNFMTGYLDPRLGRTDVSVESFTPIANQVTDYGAIAVHPDDDRFSDIGELMAYAEKHPLIVTSTGVGSDDHYASLALSDRYRTRFSVLHNEGSSDGISDLLGRNADVVFANVGEVMSQHEDGKVKVVAVMRGGKERSPYLPDVPTMAEAGFEGVESWSSRGIAGPAGLDPTIVETLSTACRKAINNPEHIDQLGSQGLEVDYKAPDDYARMLKRDDKSTRRLGEKYIWGPEAV, encoded by the coding sequence ATGCCCGAAAACAAGGTAACGCCGGTGCCACCGGCGATCGGCCGCCGCCGGTTCCTGCGCGTCAGCGGACTGGGCCTGGGCCTGGTCGGCGCCGCCGGCGCGGGCGGGCTGCTCACCGGCTGCACCGCCGACGGCGCCGCGAGCGCCGGCTACCCCGAGCGCCCCATCCAGGTCATCATCGCCTACGCGCCCGGCGGCGGAACCGATGTCGGCGCCCGCATCCTCCAGCCGTTCCTGGAGGAGGAGCTGGGCGCCCAGATCCAGATCGTCAACCGCCCCGGCGGCGGCGGGTGGGCCGGCTGGAACGAGATCGTGCGCGCCGAGCCCGACGGCTACACCATCGGGTTCATCAACTCGCCCAACTTCATGACCGGCTACCTCGACCCCCGGCTGGGCCGGACCGACGTGTCGGTGGAGTCCTTCACGCCCATCGCCAACCAGGTCACCGACTACGGCGCGATCGCCGTGCACCCCGACGACGACCGGTTCTCCGACATCGGGGAGCTGATGGCTTACGCCGAGAAGCATCCGCTGATCGTGACCTCCACCGGCGTGGGCAGCGACGACCACTACGCCTCGCTGGCGCTGAGCGACCGCTACAGGACGCGCTTCAGCGTGCTGCACAACGAGGGCTCCTCCGACGGCATCTCCGACCTGCTCGGCCGCAACGCCGACGTGGTGTTCGCCAACGTCGGCGAGGTGATGTCCCAGCACGAGGACGGCAAGGTCAAGGTGGTCGCGGTGATGCGGGGCGGCAAGGAACGCTCGCCCTACCTGCCCGACGTGCCCACCATGGCCGAGGCCGGGTTCGAGGGCGTGGAGTCGTGGTCCTCGCGCGGGATCGCCGGACCCGCCGGGCTCGACCCCACGATCGTGGAGACCCTCAGCACCGCCTGCCGCAAGGCCATCAACAACCCCGAGCACATCGACCAGCTCGGCAGCCAGGGCCTGGAGGTCGACTACAAGGCCCCCGACGACTACGCCCGCATGCTCAAGCGCGACGACAAGTCCACCCGCCGTCTCGGCGAGAAGTACATCTGGGGCCCCGAAGCGGTCTGA
- a CDS encoding tripartite tricarboxylate transporter TctB family protein has product MQTSTPTRPPRRRPLTPDTVLGLVLVVLSAVFLAATLGLSAEAAAWPRGVLLALAALGAAIAVRGRRAPAQPAPPAGGTDTAPSAEPDADAVAAAAEARDPEGAGDGDWRPAVLRRPAIALGIIVAYVALLEVAGFLAATGLYLLAHLWFNGVRDWRVFAGVAVGVVAFIHFLFAYELSVPLPAGMLFE; this is encoded by the coding sequence GTGCAGACGTCAACCCCGACACGGCCGCCCCGGCGGCGGCCGCTGACCCCCGACACGGTCCTGGGCCTGGTCCTGGTCGTGCTCTCCGCCGTCTTCCTCGCCGCGACCCTCGGGCTGTCGGCCGAGGCCGCGGCCTGGCCGCGCGGCGTGCTCCTGGCGCTGGCCGCGCTGGGCGCCGCGATCGCCGTGCGCGGCCGGCGCGCGCCCGCCCAACCCGCGCCCCCGGCCGGCGGCACCGACACGGCCCCCTCCGCCGAACCCGACGCCGACGCGGTCGCCGCCGCGGCCGAGGCGCGCGACCCCGAGGGCGCCGGCGACGGCGACTGGCGCCCGGCGGTGCTGCGCCGCCCCGCCATCGCCCTGGGGATCATCGTGGCCTACGTGGCGCTGCTGGAGGTGGCCGGCTTCCTCGCCGCCACCGGCCTCTACCTGCTGGCGCACCTGTGGTTCAACGGGGTGCGCGACTGGCGGGTGTTCGCCGGGGTGGCGGTGGGCGTGGTCGCCTTCATCCACTTCCTGTTCGCCTACGAGCTGAGCGTGCCGCTGCCCGCCGGCATGCTCTTCGAGTAG
- a CDS encoding tripartite tricarboxylate transporter permease: protein MDSALFLDALANLFTVEVLLAITAGVVGGIVIGALPGLSGTMGIALLVPITFGMDPVAGISMLAAIYTSATYGGSISAILINTPGTPAGAATALDGYQLTRQGKGAKALAVSAIASMVGGVVSAFALLLLAPPLAQVSLAFSAPEYFLLAVFGLLIIGSLSAGSLLKGFAAGVLGLLLATVGIDILTGYPRFTFGTTALQSGIELVPALIGLFSLSQVLILAEGREGATEAMTKGLRGRALPTLAELKRMAGTVVRSSGIGVFVGILPGAGGDIGSWVGYNEAKRFSKGAEKEEFGRGSIKGVAAAESANNAVTGGAMIPLLTLGIPGSSATAVILGGLLIHGMQPGGALFTEQADTTYAIMLGFLLANILMGIIAIVGARYFVIATRVPMSVLVPIIVALCVVGTYAVNNSVADVWVMLVAGLVGYLMRKVGVPPAPIVLGLILGAIAEKGVRQSLVMAQGDVLGYYLSRPLSLVLLGLILMSLLAPVLAKRMRRSVPRNAEVEA, encoded by the coding sequence ATGGACTCCGCGCTGTTCCTCGACGCCCTGGCCAACCTGTTCACCGTCGAGGTTTTGCTGGCCATCACCGCCGGCGTCGTCGGCGGCATCGTCATCGGCGCCCTGCCCGGCCTCAGCGGCACCATGGGCATCGCCCTGCTGGTGCCCATCACCTTCGGCATGGACCCGGTCGCCGGGATCTCCATGCTCGCCGCCATCTACACCTCGGCCACCTACGGCGGGTCGATCTCGGCCATCCTGATCAACACGCCGGGCACCCCGGCGGGCGCGGCCACCGCGCTGGACGGCTACCAGCTCACCCGCCAGGGCAAGGGCGCCAAGGCGCTGGCGGTCTCGGCCATCGCCTCGATGGTCGGCGGCGTCGTCAGCGCGTTCGCGCTGCTGCTGCTGGCCCCGCCGCTGGCGCAGGTCTCGCTGGCGTTCTCCGCCCCCGAGTACTTCCTGCTCGCCGTGTTCGGCCTGCTCATCATCGGCAGCCTGTCGGCCGGCTCGCTCCTCAAGGGGTTCGCGGCCGGCGTGCTGGGGCTGCTGCTGGCCACCGTGGGCATCGACATCCTCACCGGCTACCCCCGCTTCACCTTCGGCACGACCGCGCTCCAGTCGGGGATCGAGCTGGTGCCCGCGCTGATCGGCCTGTTCTCGCTGTCGCAGGTGCTGATCCTGGCCGAGGGGCGCGAGGGCGCCACCGAGGCCATGACCAAGGGCCTGCGCGGCCGCGCCCTGCCCACCCTGGCCGAGCTGAAGCGGATGGCGGGCACCGTGGTCCGCTCCTCGGGGATCGGCGTGTTCGTCGGCATCCTGCCCGGCGCCGGCGGCGACATCGGCTCCTGGGTCGGCTACAACGAGGCCAAGCGGTTCTCCAAGGGCGCGGAGAAGGAGGAGTTCGGCCGCGGCTCGATCAAGGGCGTGGCGGCGGCGGAGTCGGCCAACAACGCGGTGACCGGCGGCGCCATGATCCCGCTGCTCACCCTGGGGATCCCCGGCAGCTCGGCCACGGCGGTGATCCTGGGCGGCCTGCTCATCCACGGCATGCAGCCCGGCGGCGCGCTGTTCACCGAGCAGGCCGACACCACCTACGCGATCATGCTCGGGTTCCTGCTGGCCAACATCCTGATGGGGATCATCGCCATCGTCGGCGCGCGCTACTTCGTCATCGCCACCAGGGTGCCGATGTCGGTGCTGGTGCCGATCATCGTGGCGCTGTGCGTGGTGGGCACCTACGCGGTCAACAACAGCGTCGCCGACGTGTGGGTCATGCTGGTGGCCGGGCTGGTGGGCTACCTGATGCGCAAGGTGGGCGTGCCGCCCGCGCCGATCGTGCTGGGCCTGATCCTGGGCGCCATCGCCGAGAAGGGCGTGCGCCAGTCGCTGGTGATGGCCCAGGGCGACGTGCTCGGCTACTACCTGTCCCGGCCGCTGTCGCTGGTGCTGCTGGGCCTGATCCTCATGTCCCTGCTGGCGCCGGTGCTGGCCAAGCGGATGCGGCGCAGCGTGCCGCGGAACGCGGAGGTCGAGGCGTGA